Sequence from the Hamadaea flava genome:
GCAGGCGTCAACCTCGCGGCGCTGTCGGACGGTGAGCGGCCCATGACGGCGTAGCCCAGGTACTCGTCGTCGGCGAACGCCTGCTCGATGACCTCGATGTCCAGCTCGCCCACCGCGTGCAGGGCGTCCAGCACCCGCGCCACGGTCTCCCGGCGTGCGCGGCCCAAGGGAGTGAGCACCAGGAGCCGAAGCAGGTGAACGTCGCCGGCAGCGATCGCCCGGTCCGCGAGGGGCTCAAGCGGCGGGGTCGGCCAGCCGACACGGTCCACAATGGCGGCCAGCGCCACCGTACGCCGGGCGGTCGGCCACGGCGCGTCCAGGACGTCTCCAGCGTCGTCTGCATTCCGCACGGGAAACGCGCTGTCGTAGATGTCGTCCAGCGCGGCGCGGACGTCGTCGATGTGGGAGTCCAGATGCCCACCGGTGCGGTCGATGCTGTTGCCGGACTCGATCGCGCTCTGAATCTCCTTGGCAAGCGCCCGCAGACCTGCCAGGTCGCCGGCCTTCGTCAAGCCGGCCGCCTGGTCCGCCAGCCGCCACAGAGCATCTCGCTGGTCACGGACCTCGCCGGCGAACATGTCCGGTACGTCAACCACGAGCCACCCACCGATCAGCCACCGCGTCACGCGCCTCGACCCGCAACACCGGTACGCATCCGTCCTGTCGACCGCAATCCGATCATCGAACGGTAACGCGCAAGGTCAACTAGCGGCCGAGGTGGCCGAAGCGAGTGGGAGGGTCCAGCGGAGGACGGCGGAGCCGGCGACGTTCTCCAGCGACACCGGATGGCTCTGGCCGCCGTCGAACCGTTGCAGCTCGGCCGGATCCCAGTGCACGGCGAGCACCGGGCACCCGGCGACCTCGATCGTTCCCGCGCCGAGGGCGTGCGGCCAGCCCGCCCGCTGGCCGAGGTGGTGGTGCGTGTGCAGCTCCACCTTCGCCAGGTACTTGTAGTGTCCCTGGACGACCGCCCATCGGTTGACCGTCGCCGCCTGCTCGTACGCCGCGTCCACCGGCAGGTCCAGCCACCCGTGCGGCCCGCCGGCCCGGAACGCCGGGATCGGTTGTGAGCCGAACTCGGCCTGAGCCTGCTCCGACCCGTCGCCCCGGACGAGGACGTCCGCCAGGCCGTCGACGGTGGCGGACGGCGACACGGTGCCGACCCAGGAGTCCAGGGCGATGGGGTCGCCGATGATCATGCCGCCCGTGTCGACGGGTAGCTCGCCGAGCAGCACCGAGTCCGGCTGCTCGGACACCGCCGACCAGGGCAGGCCGAGGGCGACCTCGAGGACGGCGATCGCTTCGGCCAGGGCGTATGCGCCGGGGCGGGTCGTCGCCGTGACCGTCAACGGTCCCGTCCCGACTGGCACGGCGATCGCTTCGGCGAGCCCGTCCTTGAGGTGGGCTCCGCCCGTTCCGGCCGCCCGGCGGGCGCGAGACGACAACGGCTCGCCGAAGTCGGCCCACTCGTCGAGGTGGCCGCCGCAGCCGAGCACGACGGCACCCGACGGCGCTCGGATCGAGCCCAAAGTCATGGTGTCCGGCACGGCCTCACGATAGTCACATTCATCGTCGCCGGTGTGCCCCGGGCCTGAGCGGATCATGAGAGGCTACCGGCATGAGAGTCGGAGTGGTGATCCTGCCGGACCGTCCCTGGGCGCAGGCCCGGCGGCTGTGGGAGAAGGCGGAGGCGGTCGGCTTCCACCACGCCTGGACCTACGACCATCTGGGCTGGCGGGACCTCGTCGACGGACCGTGGTACGACGCGATCGCCACCCTGACCGCGGCAGCAGGCGTGACCGAGCGCATCAGGCTCGGCACGATGGTGGCCTCGCCGAACTTCCGCCATCCGGTGCACTTCGCGCGGGAGATCAGCACGCTGCACGACATCAGCGGCGGCCGCGCGATGATCGGCGTCGGCGCGGGCGGCCTCGCCGGATTCGACAACGACGTCCTCGGGCAACCACACCTCGACCGGCGGCAGCGGTTCGAACGGTTCGCCGAGTTCGTGGAGCTGCTGCATCGGCTGCTGCGCGAGGGCCGAGTGACGTTCGACGGAACGTACTACCGGGCGGTGGACGCCCGGTGCGAGGTGAGCGAACTGCCGCTCGTCATCGCCGCTGAGGGTCCGCGAGGGATCAAGCTCGCCCAGAAGTACGGCGACGCCTGGGTGGCGGGCGGCGACGTGACCGAGGACGTCGAGGAATGGTGGGCGTCGGTCGAGCGGCTCAGCGCGCGCAACCCGGTCAGCACCACTCGGTTCCTCATCCTCGACCCGCGGTCGGCCACCTACTCGCTGTCGAGCGCGGAGTACTTCGTGGACGCCGTGGAACGCGCGGAACGGCTCGGTTTCACCGACGTGCTGACCCATTGGCCCCGGGAGAGCAGCTGGTTCACCGGCAGCGAGGCGGTGCTGGACGAGGCGATGGCCGAGCTACGGCGACGTCGGCCCGAATGACCTCTTGATCGTTTGCCGCGCGTGCAATAGCTTCATGCAGCCCCATCAGCCTGGCCAACGAGGGAACGTCATGAAGCTACAGCGCAGGCGGCGTGCCGGACACATCAGCTTGCTTCTCGGCGTGGGCGCGATCCTCATCGTCGGCGCGATGGCCGGCTACGAGATGACCGCGTACGGAATCCCGCTCGGGCCGTTCTCGCTGTACTTTCTGGGCTCGATCGCGGTCGCCGGCGGGTTGGCGGTAGTCGTGTGGGGATTCCGGCCGGCGCCAGTGGTGCTGAGCGACGCGGGTCTCGGACTGCGTACCGCCGGAGTGAAGACGACGCTGCCTTGGCCGCAGGTCGACGCGCTCATCCTCGAACCGCCGGGCGGTTCAGGGGGCGAGGCGCACCGGCTGGTCTTGGTACCGGCCACCGGAGTCGACCTCGGCGTCCCGATCGAGTACCCGAACAAGGCGGATCGCCGGAAGTCCCTGATCCTGGTCAAGCTGGACGGGCTGCAACCGACGGTCGACGAGGTGAAGAAGGCGGCACGGCGGTACGCCGGTGCCAAGTTCGTGGACAAGACCGTCCTTCAACGCAAGCCGGTTCACTGACGCGTGAGGCGGTCGAGCGTACGCAGGCCGAGGCGGGCCATCGGCGGATTGGTGTCGGCGTAATACCACGGCAAGCCCATGGCCTGCGCGAACGCCCAGGCTCGGCCGCGTTCCCAGGCCAGATCGTCCTCGCCGAGGCGCTCCCGGAGCACCTTGCGAGGACCCGCTTCCAGCAGATGCCAGGCGCTGACGAGGTCCAGCGCCGGGTCGGCCGGGCCGAGTCCGCCGACGTCGAGCACGCCGGTGAGGCGGCCGTCGTCGACCAGCACGTTGCCGGGGATGAGGTCGCCGTGCGTCATGGCGTCGGGCGCGGTCCGGGGCAGCTCCCGGAACTCCGTCCACATCGCCCGCAGCTGGGGCACGTCGAGGATGCGTACGCTGCGGTCGAAACAGAAGTCGAGCCAGCCGTCCGCCTTCTTCAGGTCGCCGCCACGCCCGCTGCCGCTGAAGGTACGCCCCCGGGTGTCGATCGACCGCACGCCTGCGATGAACTCGGCGAGGTCCTCGGCGAAGCCGGTCGACTCCCCCGGGTCCTCGACCGTCGCCACCGTGCCCGGCAGCCACGTCTGCACCGACCACGGCAGCGGATAGCCCGCGCCCGGCTCACCCAGCGCTACCGGCTCCGGGGTGCGGAAACGCGTACGGCCGGCGAGTTCGGCCGACGCGTCGGCTTCGGCTCGCAGGTCACGCCCGATCTCGGCGGGGTCGCCGGGCACGAGGGGAAACCGAGCGGCCAGGTCCTCACCGATCCGGAAGATCGCGTTGACCGTGCCCTCCGAGGACACGACCGGTTTGATCGGCGACGTACGCCATTGCGGGAACTGGTCGTCGACGAGGGAGCGGACGATTTCCGGAGTGACTTCGAGCTGGTCGTCATGCATCGGCACGCCGATCAGGCTACGTGGTCCTCCGCCAGGAGACCGAGCGCGACCGGGTCACTGTCCAGGGTCGATGGCGCCGTCCGGGTCAGCGACATGGCCCGCAGCGAGATCCGCAGCAGCAGTTGCAGCACGACGCCGACGACGGGGAACGCGATCAGATAGACCAGCGCCTCGACGACGGTGGCCCGGACCTCGTTGGCCGCGCCGAGCGGCACGGGCCGGCCGACGAGCGCGTCCAGGCACATCATCTCGGCCCGGACCAGGTCGAACTCCAGCCAGCCGATGATCAGCACGCCGAGCACGATGGCGCCCAGGTCGATCAGCCGCGGCGGGAGGTCCGACCAGGCCCGCAGCTCGCCGAGGCCGCGCCCGAACTGCCGGCTGAACGCGATCAGCTCCACCAACGCCGCGAGGGCGAAGACCGGCAGCAGTTGGGCGACAGTGGAAGCGAAGGCCTCGTGCATCGGGAAAGGGTCGCATGACGGGCAGCCCGGCGAAGTCGGAAAGTCGTCATGGCGTACGCCCCGGCCGGTACGTTATGAGGCATGACGTTGCTTCCCCACGCACTGGTCTGGCGGCGTACCGACACGACGGGCGGCGAGTACGCCGGTTACGACGATCGCGACGGGCTCACCGCGCACGGCTACGCATTCGCGGCCGCTCCAGTGGCGTACGCCTGCCGCTATGAGCTGTCGGCCGACAGCCGGTGGGCCAGCAGCCGTCTCGACGTGACCGTCGAAGGCCCGGGCTTTCTGCGTACCCTCAAGATGGAAAGAGCGAGTGGCCGCTGGCGGATCACGACCTCGGAGCGTGGGAACCTCAACGCCGTTCTGCCGACCGCCCCGCTGGCGGGTACCGAGGAGCCGGAGCGGCTGGCCGACGCGCTGGACGTCGACCTGTACGCGTCGCCGCTGACCAACACGCTGCCGATCCGGCGGCTGAACCTGCTCGGCCGGCCCGCCGGGACGAGCAGCACGATCACCGCGGCGTGGGTGTTGTTGCCGAGCCTGGCCGTGGTGCCGTCCGAGCAGACCTACACGGTGCTCGGTGACGGCCAGATCCGGTACGCCTCCGGCACCTTCAGTGCGGACCTGACGCTCGACGAGGGCGGGTACGTCGTGACGTATCCCGGCCTCGCCGATCGGTAGACCTCACCCGGTAGATCTAGGGAAGCAGCTGGTCGGGCACCATGTCGAACAGCCCG
This genomic interval carries:
- a CDS encoding LLM class flavin-dependent oxidoreductase, translated to MRVGVVILPDRPWAQARRLWEKAEAVGFHHAWTYDHLGWRDLVDGPWYDAIATLTAAAGVTERIRLGTMVASPNFRHPVHFAREISTLHDISGGRAMIGVGAGGLAGFDNDVLGQPHLDRRQRFERFAEFVELLHRLLREGRVTFDGTYYRAVDARCEVSELPLVIAAEGPRGIKLAQKYGDAWVAGGDVTEDVEEWWASVERLSARNPVSTTRFLILDPRSATYSLSSAEYFVDAVERAERLGFTDVLTHWPRESSWFTGSEAVLDEAMAELRRRRPE
- a CDS encoding aminoglycoside phosphotransferase family protein, which produces MHDDQLEVTPEIVRSLVDDQFPQWRTSPIKPVVSSEGTVNAIFRIGEDLAARFPLVPGDPAEIGRDLRAEADASAELAGRTRFRTPEPVALGEPGAGYPLPWSVQTWLPGTVATVEDPGESTGFAEDLAEFIAGVRSIDTRGRTFSGSGRGGDLKKADGWLDFCFDRSVRILDVPQLRAMWTEFRELPRTAPDAMTHGDLIPGNVLVDDGRLTGVLDVGGLGPADPALDLVSAWHLLEAGPRKVLRERLGEDDLAWERGRAWAFAQAMGLPWYYADTNPPMARLGLRTLDRLTRQ
- a CDS encoding putative glycolipid-binding domain-containing protein, producing MTLLPHALVWRRTDTTGGEYAGYDDRDGLTAHGYAFAAAPVAYACRYELSADSRWASSRLDVTVEGPGFLRTLKMERASGRWRITTSERGNLNAVLPTAPLAGTEEPERLADALDVDLYASPLTNTLPIRRLNLLGRPAGTSSTITAAWVLLPSLAVVPSEQTYTVLGDGQIRYASGTFSADLTLDEGGYVVTYPGLADR